GCAATATGTTTGTGGACTTAACATCACGATGAATGATTCCTCTATCTGAACTGATGTGGAGGTAATGAAGACCCTCAGTTGCTCCGATACAAATTTCAAGCCTTTGATTCCATGTCATAATATAGATGATTTCTCTAGATTCTGATGCAACTTATAAAGATGGTCTCTGAGATTCCCCTTCTCCATGAACTCATACACTAGTATCATCTTAGGCCCTTCATTGCAATATCCAATCAGGGCAACAAGATGGCGATGTCAAATCCTGGATAGAACCATAACCTGGATAGAGCCACTTTGAGACCATCCGTAGAGTTCCTCTATAAACCTTATTGAAGCCTCCTTTCCCAATCAGCAATTTGGCCTCGAAGTTTTTTGTTGCCTCTACTATTTCAGCAAAAGACATCTTTAACTTTAAGTTTGGAAAAGGAGGGGGATTGACAGATCTTGTGCCTGTTCCAAGATAAGAGCTCATTCTTAGAAAACGAAGGGTACGGGCACCATACGAAGTCTTGCACCAACAAGCTACAGATAACAAGAAACCCAACGACTGAACCGGTTAGGATAAATATTGCATGCTTCCCTTTTGGTTGCCTTATTTCTATTTCCAAACTTGGTTCTTTGATAAACTCCATGATCTTGAGTCCACTCAGGTAAGCATATTTATCCATCGCTAATTCCTCCCCAAGGACAACACTAATACCAATAAAGTCAGAATTACCCTATTCAACCACAAAATCATAGTAGAATGGGATTGCTGTAAAAGCAGAATCATCATTAGGGTCATTTCTTGTTTGTACTTGCTGTATATAAAGAGACTGAAATACATTGTGTTAAACCCGTTAGCAATAATGTCACAGAAATGAGCCCGAACAAGATGACGGGCATTCTTACTAACTTTGAAATGCCAAGTAATGTTAGTAGAATTTGATGCTTGTCCATCATTTAAGATTACTTTTCTGCAAGACATATAAACAGTCTTTGGGACTAAGTTTTCAGATGCTAAAGTTTTTGTTCGGTATTTCTTCATCAACATAGTTTACCCTACCATTCTGCAGATACGTACACCTTTTTGATGAATTTCCAATAAATATATAGTCATCATCAGCTAACCATAATGATGCCACAGCATTTGGGTCACTAAATGATTGACCCCCAACATTAACCCTCATAACTGTTCTAAGTACCTGAAAGGTCAAGCCTTTGAAAGGACCCTTACTTCCTGCTGAAGTAACATGAATTCAATTGTCCTTAAGATTTGGAATACGAAAAACTTCTATAGCATTCACAAAAGCAAAAGATGTTCTAAATGCAGGGATGAAGTGGATTCTAAAACTGGCTGAATTGATAGGTGTACAGCCCAAATTCTACCCGGGCCCATAAGCAAACCTAATACATTCCCATTACACTCAAAACCAAACCAAACCAACTAAACCCCAAACAAACCCAAACAACCATCAGCCCACCATTATAAACCCAACTAAACCTAGCCCAGATAAAACTAAATCCTAGCCCAAACCCATaacagaaaaaaataaaaaaaattcaaaccctaaGTGCAGGGCACCTAGGTTTTCTTCCCTAGCCTCTGCCACACCGCCAACGTCAGTGCCTCTACCACTGCCATTGTCGCCACCTTCCATTCACCTACAAAAAAAGAGAGCAGAGAAATCATTAAACATACAagttgtaaatggctataaaagccatctaAGAAACCACTgtaattttttcttcttcttcaacaaatataaaaaaaatacaagaacagattcaaacaaaaaaaaaaaacgcaGCAAGTTGATGAAAAACAGATTCATCGCGTAAATGTCTTgatttttttagtttatttttctttttattttcttccttcgaatatatatgcatattttctttatttttctttttttaaaaatagcatatatatatatctatatatataaaaaaaaacttaccTTTTGGAGGTTCGGTCGCTGTGCACGGTGGCCGACGGAGGCGGTCGAAGGCGGTGAACTGTCAGAGCTCTTGCTGGACTCTGAAGGCCTTCAGAGAAATGaaagttttttttgtttttttgtaaaAGTAGGGCCGAgaatgaaaattttagaaaatttaagtGCCAAAATAGCGTCGTTTTGATACGACCTGTGTGTCGACCCGACCCGCCTcaagggatccgcgtgttttcgatAAAGGGGATATTTGCccatttagcccttccgctttttcatgGTTTTGCAATCaaacttttttaaattttaattttggcctttaatttattttgattttcaatttggcccctcCTGGTGTTGTGCGTTTGCCCCTTTTGGTCCTCCTTTGTTATTCGCGCATCCAAATTggtccttttctttttatttttatttcgaatTCGCCCTGAACTTCTATTTTaggttcgatttagtccttttttgttattttcactattttattattaaattaactaatttaatatattattattttactattattatttgatatattattatcactattattattttacaattattattattcctttattattattattattattattattattattattattattatttattatcaatatattattattactcttACTTTTATTAACGTATTATTACTACTGCTTTCtatctattattattatcttatttaaaatattaatattattattttttccatgattattattattatattattattcttattaatacAATATTATTATCTTTTCTACCTTATTACTATTATTGTATTGttactaatattattttcatattattaggctaattaattttatattattacttcATTATATATTTCCTTTTGCATTtacttatatttttactatcatcatcatcatcatcatcatcatcatcatcatcattattatcatctttatattactatttatattaatatattattactcttattaatgtattgttatttttattttaatttattattgtttcatccttattttatttttgtcttcATTGTTATTGTATTATATATGCTTTTATATACCTGCAAATTTATTCTTGATTATCATTTTCGTCAGTATTATGTCATCACCCATATCAACACCGTAATCCATTTTAAGTTTTATTACGAAATCATGTCGCATTTTACTCGTTATATCGaaaatttctcttaaaaataataataataagtgatTCTTCTTCGTATTTTGGGATTCAAAAAGTCGCACCCTAACTTACGGGGATTCGACTTTCTCGATAAATTCGAATAACGAACGttttaaacatttttaaataTTCTCGGGAATTAAGAAAAAGTCGTATTCTAACTTACGGGATATGATTTCTTCCTAAAATCGAGATAATCGaacatttttcaaaataaaatttttttggcGTTTATTCTCATTTCGAGGATTTAAGACATTgggtcctaacttacgggatataATCTTTTTTCTCGATTAATGTGGAATATgccattttcaaaaaaaaaattaataatattttaacaaaggaTCGTACTTTTAAAatcttcaaagttttcaaattttcgacatcaaaacattaattaatcaactaggtaccactTTTGGGCatatcgagggtgctaacccttcctcgtgcgtaacctttcctcgtgcgtaaccgactcccgaacccgttttctggattttgtagactgaaaattatcgttttaataaatttaaatttttgttaaaatgacCGAATTAccaggtgatccaatcacacctaaataaaaaaggattggtggtgagtctccttttttttcgttttcattttcaaaaccaagTCGACCCACCTCTTCCCAAAAAAATGATTTCGACAATAGGCACCAAGAAATCCTTGATCAAAGGGAAAGAAGTAATGTTTCTGAAACTGAGATTGGATACCAGAGACTTATTGGAAGCTGAAACATTGAATAAAGCATCAGCTAGATTAGCCTTGTTGGACAAGAATGGAAAAAAATGAAGGCGTACTGCATGCAGGCCTTTGTCAGTGATGTCGAACTCATACGAAAATGGGCGTCTGTAAAACCTTGCTGTTTTGTAGAGAGGCCACTCTGTTGTGGACCGGTTAGTGTCTTGGACAGATTTGCTAATTCCAACAGAGAAGGAATTGGGATTCTTGTCACCAACAAACTTCCTGTTGCCGCTTGGTGGAACCCGACCCACAGTTGATGAAGAATTTATCTGGAAAATTATAAGGATGGGACAGAATTGGAACAGGATAAAACTGGAGTGTTAGAAATAAAGGTAAGAGTAAGTAAAGGAAGAGTAACTTTTCCATTGAAACTGGTTTGTTCCTTGTATACTGGAAGCTATCAAGTATATATCTAAGCATCAGGAATCAATTGCAATGAATAACAATAATGACCAAGGGAGGGGTAGATGGAAAGGGAAGACTTTGGTTGACCTTATTTATGGAGGAGAATTCAtgaattttttcttgtttttggtTCTTGTAGTATTTTAGTACATAAAAATATCCTAAAAGTGGTGGAAAAGTAGCACTAGCATGATTAATTGGACATCAAGTTGTAGTTTGTATGAATGTATATGCTAGCCTAAAGGACTAAGCCTAGGAGCCAGTGGCCTTGGACAACCAACTCAAGACCCGTATACGTCGATATGGCTAAGAGAAACACACTTTTGACTATGGCTAGGAGGATTCGAGGACACGTGTTCATATCATATTTACTTTTATTGCCTTGCACATTAAGATTCATACTGGATGCCCTAAACTCAATCTACTCGGCACATCGAAATCCAGGTAAGGTGCTACCTTAAGATGACATCGCTCATGCCTTTAACAAAGATCACCTTGCACAATCAAGTTCAACATGTTTCTTCCACTAATTCgtctaaaacattaaaaaaaaaaaattactcctCTACTATAACTATCCACATACATACAAACTTTTATTCCACCCTTATTTGTAATTctttcttaaattatttttatccattttatctttactaatttaagtATCAAAACACTCTCCAAACCaaccttttaattcattttcatttttcactGGATTTAGACTATCTCAATAGTATCAACCTTCTCAAGGCATCATCAATATCAACTTAAAACAACGTACTGAGCAGAATGGCTCACTGATCCAGTACATTGCAGTTTGGAACAGTTTGGATTGGTAATGTAAATTATTGTAGTATTTACTTTAATGAGTTtactttcatttttattttaaagatcggataaataaataattttataattcagTAGAAGCAATTAATTGCTGCAAATAATAATATATGACCTGAGtacaattgaattaattaaaaacaCAGTGAGCAAAATTCAACATGTTCTCTAAATTCTACATTAATCCGTTTTAAAGGTAGATACCATGAAATAAAACTACTTTTTTTGGTATGTTATACTAATCTATTATATCCATAGCATAggataattaaaattttcataaaaagcAGCTTCCTACATTTAAAGTCTAAACACTAAAACAAGATGAAAAACATTAAACGCCATATAATTTTGCAATATATAAAACTCTTCTAAGCTGCCCTATAAAGATCCTTGTGGAGGATGGGGCGTGCCTTGCACATCGCTTCCAATGGCTTAACTTTGGGCATGGTGACTCCTTTACCTTCGGTCATATCAATTTCTTCGACACCTATCCTTTTCCATTCGAAGCATTGGATCAATGATCCCAAAGTTAAGTTGACCATACGGTGAGCCATGCTTGCCCCAGGACATGCCCTCCTTCCCATACCAAAAGGCAAGTACTTGTGCCCATGATCTTTACTTTCACTCTCAAACCTTTCCGGCTTGAAACTCGACGGATCATCCCACAACTCAGGGTCTCTTTGTATCGCCCATGCATTGATTAACACAATGGTGTTGCTAGGCACATTATACCCACCTATGGTACAGTCATCGGATGTTCTATGAGGCACTAGAAGTGGGGCGGCCGGGTATAGTCTAAGGGTCTCCGACATGATGTTTTGAAGGTAAGGTAGCTTAGCAATATCCAATTCATCAATCAACCTTTCTTCACCAACTTGGGCATCGATTTCCGCCTTGGCTTTCTTCAACACCTCTGGGTTATTCAGTAAGTTCGACATGGCCCACTCTAACGTCACCGCCGATGTGTCAGTTCCGGCGAAAAGCAATACCTACAAAGCAAGGAGATGGTATCAATCATCATGTATATTTACTTGGTGCCTTTTTAAATAAACTGAGTATAACTTGACTTACAACTATAAGCCCTTTGATAGTCTGATCGGTGTAGTTCTCAGGCTCCGATTCTTGTAAAGAAAGGAGATGATCGATCATCATATTTCCTCCATTTGCATTTCGACGTTCATCGATTAGCCCTTGCAAGAAACCATCCATCCTCTTAAAGAGCTCCAGCAGTTTCTTCTCATAATTACCAGTCCAATTCAGTATTGGCAGATAATCTGCCGGATTCCCTGCGCCAGAATTTTCAACCACCTCTGCTATGAGCTCCCTAAACTCCTTTGCCTCACCGTCATCACTAACATCTTCACCAAAATATATCTTTCCGGCCATCATTCGCATAAGATTATTAAGTATCAAGTCAGTAAACATTGATTTAAGCTCTACCCTGGCAAAAGCTTCTCGCGAGTTATGAGATAGTTTCAACAACAATCTTCGCACTTCATCTTTTCTGATACCGTGGAACTTGTTGAGACGATTCGGTGAGAAGATTTCGATTGTACAAATACGACGGAGGTTACGCCAATAATCACCATATGGCGCGCTTACGACGGTGGTGTGGTTATAACCCAGGTGTTTGCTCAACAGCAAGTTGGGGCGATTGGCTAACACGATATCGTTCTTGGTTAAGCATTCCTGGATCACTGAGAGTGATGAAACGACCACGGCAAGGCGTGAACCCAAGCGAAGAGAAAAGACTGGACCGAGCTTTTTCGAAAGCTGGAGGAAGGGACGGTGAAGGGGTGGGTTTATTAGCAAGTGAAGGTGGCCAATGATGGGAAGGGAAAGCGGACTGGGCGGCAAGTTTTCACGGCGATGTTTTGATTGAAACAATAAGTAGAAAGgcaggaaaagaaaaagaagaggaaGAGATGAGTAAAAAAGAGTGGATTCTTCCATGTTTAATTTGGTTAAATTTCTAGCTCTAGTTGGGTGGTGGTTAAATAGAGTAATGTAATTAAAAAGATATTGACTATTGACTTGGTATCTTTTTCTGTCATTAAttgatttgaaattaattaaaataatataaatattacgtATAGAAGTTGAATGAATTGGTTTAAATATTTCAAACCTTTTGAAATTTAAGATGTTGAGtgcttatattttctttttaatttttacttaattttaaatttcCGATAATTATaagtagaaaataataaaataaattaatgatacattaaattaaacatttaaagaaaataaatataattatctaAAAATGAGCTCAGTAAAAAACTTTTACTTCCTAATACACAAACTTATGAAAGATTAAAACattttgttcaaaaaaaaaattaaaacgttAAAACcttgaatttattcattaaatttattaaaaaaatagattgAAAAAAGAACAAAGGTTGATGGTAAAAAAAAAgctcaaaaatacaattagggTCATATTAACAAAATATGTAAACATTAGTGGCCAAATTTATTATTAAGCCTAAAAATTTTATCCTTCCGCTTAATTTTTCTGTTAAAGTTAACaatgttaaaaataaattaattttttaatcctCAATATTTACAGTTTTTGTCAATTTGATCCTTactttttaaaaacaaaacaaaaattaaaattaacttttttcatattttaaatgaaaacataaaattgaaaatatatagtttttaaaattaaaaaaggatTACTAAAAACTctttgaaagaaaaaataaaatgattttaaatatatatatatatatatatatatataactataaaataaattcaatattttcTAAACTAAATCTAACCAACTAGTTGGATTAGGAATGAGGTGGGTATTAGTCCAATGAAAGAAAAAATCAGTTGACCTACTAATCAGTACGGGCTAATTGATCCAAACTAACAAATCAGTTGAACCAACAATTGAATTGATTATGAACTCATTTGATCAATTAGTTCTAAAAATAACTGGTCCAACCAGTtcaaagtaaataaattattaaaaataaaaaataaaaaattattaaaaatagttCAATTAAGAGTTCAATTAAATTCAATCCATATCGATTCACTGGTCTaccatttaaaattttttaaactattttaaacTTCAACAtttatagtttcttttatcaatttggtcatatagtttaaaaattcataaatttaatttttttcttatttagaaaaataaaaactctttaaaattataaaaataaaaagatttttaaaatttaagaaatttcaaaatttaatgttATCTAAATCTGACTAGACTATTTGGATCAAGAACCAGCTGAGGTAAAAAACCAATTGACCCACGAACCGGTTGTTGAACCGGGCAATAAAACTAGTTGAACtataattgaaccaaattttatatttttaatattttaaattttaaatttttaataacttGAACAGGCCAAAGTTTAAAACCAGTTCAACTAGCCAGTATTAGTTTAGAATTGAAGTCTTGAGGAGAGAGGAAATAGAAAAATAGGAGGAAAGAATTGTTGAAAGAAAGTAGAAGTTGGAGGAGGAGATTGGTCATGGTTTCCACCGCTGAAATCAACCTTCAACTAGTCCAACTTTATGACATCCATCACTTGGATTTCACATTTAATAATGTTAATTGTCTATACCAATTACCACTTCCAATACCTTTTCCTTTAAATGTGGGGTgtctttaatttaatttcaagGGAAGCTTTGACGGTATTACCGGTTCAAGTTGAAAATTGATCCGCCCCAGTCTATTttctatatttataatataatatataatttatatcacataaaaattaaatatataaaactattaaataaaGGTTattaagaaaaaagaagaagaagttattgtatttctttttgagtaattatttaGTATATATGCAGTAAAATTTTTATCTCATAAATAGAGTTGAGATTTTATCAtaggttttatttttttaaaattttaaatataaattaaatacacaTGAAAAAATCTCAACACacttatagaattaaataattatatgttttatacgTATATTTAAATAGAAAGAgcataaataaaagaattaatcaaaataatagtTTGGTTAATCAGtgaagaaaaatataaaatatattttattttttcaattatatattttcaaaatcaaaatattcttgtatttatcacataaataattttaaatttaactgtttgaaatatttttaaaatatacgaaatatttaattaaaagtattgttttatttaattaattcataaaattaacaataaatttGAATAAGCATTTGCAATTTTCCAAAATTATATGTTTAatcattttcttatttttatttttataaattaataaaatgaaaatttaaggctttaatatataatttaaaaaatagaaaTCGATCTATTAATAAAAAATACCATTTAATTGTATAAAGTTTAAACGCATGGTGAAAATACCATTTAAGAAATAAAATGTGATGAAAAGGGCATATAAATCATTTTATatctaaaaatattattttttcaaaaatgttTATAAATTAAGTTGGGTTTAATCTATGtataatattaacataatttatgaTTAATCTGTTACGGTCCGAGAGAGAGCTTTGAATTCCACATCGATTGTTTGCTAGAGTTAGTCTCAAAATATAGCAGATGATTGCTGACTTTTATCTATTTGAGTACATGGATAAGAGGTCATGCCGATTGGGAGACATAGAGGAAGTGACATGTGTCCACTATTCAAATCCAAATGCAAGTGTAAAGAGGTCCACTATGACTCAATCTTTGGATATGAACGAAGACCTAATAGAAAAGTAGAGAAACAAAGGTCAGGAAGAGATCCCCTTTCCATGATATCTTGCCCTTTATCATAAGACCATACGAGCGACCACTGTATGAACCGTCATAACACCAAGCCCAAAACCAAGAAAATGCCCTAGGAAAAAACTGTCCTTTAACCAGCAGCCAACCCTAGAGTCCCTTGGATCTTTATGATTAGCAAAACACTCACTCCAAAAATGCTGGTAAATTTTTTTATGCAAAAAGATTTTATCCCATAGtgtaactttatttttttttcataaaattagATCTTTAGTTATGATATCTGTAATAATAAATTTCACTAAATTTAGTACATGTGTTTCTGAATTAAGGAGTTTAACGAATTTTAAATTTAACATCTAATTCCTTCTAGCATTCAACTGAAAGATCTTTACTATTCTCGAACCCTTAGATGCTAAAAGAATGGGCTCTTATTAACAATCGAATACAAGATATTAACTGAAACTTTCTAGTTGGGAAAGTTgactttttccaaaaaaaaaactaaaatcgaAAAATTCATTATCGCAAATTTGAAATAATTGTCAAGGTAATTGCAATTATAGCATTCCAAATTTGAATCTCTAAGTActcatgaaaaataaaatttatttgaacctaaataaaatttttctaaaattcgAAAGAGCATCCTCGTATGTTTTGTTGTATATTTTCGACTATCATGTAGGGTCTATATATAGGAAAAAAACACAAAAGTTCTTAAAGAACAGGAAGAggaagaaaataatattttaatagaaaacctAGAGTTCTACTAGGACTCAATGGGTGGGCCGCATAGATACTAGGATTCTCCCTGTGTGCTGCCCCCTCTGTACAAATATGAGTTCATTGCTCCTTTAATGTATTAAGTACAATCATATATGCTATCtagttttaaattaaaacaaGCCCATATAATTATCCAACTCAATTACTTATTTTCTATTAGCATAATGTCAAATttagttattaatatttatatttttttgttaatttgggttttattctttttttttttaaaaaattaacccttAACTTTTTAGAAAGAGTCAATTTTGACATCAACCTTTTAAAAACTAAAgttttattctttttaaaaaaaaaattgacccTTAACTTTTTAGAAAGAGTCAATTTTGACATCAACCTTTTGAAAACTAGTtaacataaattttttttaacgagaatgttaattttttaaatacgATAACCTCCATGACAATCCACATACACTCCAtgctaattttttgaatttttatgaacttttatattttttaattttaattttgatttattttattttatttttataatttttgaattatttgttgATATAACATATAACACAAATGGTGTTATGTTAACATGATGTGCATATGGATTGCTATGCGAGTTTCTATGCTAACAACATTACAAATCAATATTTtagtcaatatttttatttaaaaaagatttgactctttttaaaaggttaaagaccaaatttagctaaaaaaagAGCCAATTCGACAAAAAATATAAACGTTAatggctaaatttatcattatgcctTTTCTATTcccaaaatattaaataattaattcaattaaattatttttcaactCAATTATAATTTCGTCAAAGTCATGACGATTTTATTATATTACAATTTAtgagtaaataaatttaattgtccTACTAAATGAAATCTGCgatgattaattaatttatttttcactttggaatcaattattttattacatttaattaaataatctaaagaaattaaattaatttttatgttatatCTTGTTCCTTTCGAGAAAATGTATTTACCGTGAATagtaattcatacaatttaattctCATTCATTGTTTTCATCCATTcattattttggttttaatttgaACCCGTACACATTTGTGTTGAGCTAGCAGAGGTATCAattagacatatatatatatatatatatatatatatatatttaagaattaaataatttgtaatcaaaatagatttttagcggcgttttttaagcGCCGCTAAAATAATTTGCGGCATATTGATAAGTGTAGCAAAAAACGCTGCTATAGATAACGCCGCTAAATTTTGTGGCATTTATGTGGAAAAACGTTGttatagaacatgacctttagcgacgcttttcccacaaatgccgttaaagaacatgacctttagcggtatTTTCCCCACAAACGCCAttatagaacatgacctttagcggcgctttccccaCAAAcgtcgctaaagaacatgactaAAAATTGCTAGTTGAATATTACTCTAATAGCATCaataagtaataataaataaatatatatgcatTAAAACGGGCACCAAATACTTATGCTAAAACTTTGCATAGAGTCATCTTCAAAATATAGATTTCTTCTTATGGTTTTGTGTAGCTAATAAACGTTTGTGGATTAAGAGTTTCTAAAGAGATTGGATTCATATTAACAAGGGAAATAATTACTTGGTTTCTATTTCTATCATCCATCAAACTTAAGTTGACATTTCTtgtaacactcttaacccgtaaccgttgccagaataggttaagatgcattaccagacttgtaacttagttcagaacaattatttatttgATAACATCTATTCTCAGTctatatcattcattcacattcaatatgtacttGAAACAAGCACACAAAGCTTtaatcatgcattcgggactaaatcgtaacatattaaaaatttc
This is a stretch of genomic DNA from Gossypium arboreum isolate Shixiya-1 chromosome 11, ASM2569848v2, whole genome shotgun sequence. It encodes these proteins:
- the LOC108478440 gene encoding cytochrome P450 81Q32-like, yielding MEESTLFYSSLPLLFLFLPFYLLFQSKHRRENLPPSPLSLPIIGHLHLLINPPLHRPFLQLSKKLGPVFSLRLGSRLAVVVSSLSVIQECLTKNDIVLANRPNLLLSKHLGYNHTTVVSAPYGDYWRNLRRICTIEIFSPNRLNKFHGIRKDEVRRLLLKLSHNSREAFARVELKSMFTDLILNNLMRMMAGKIYFGEDVSDDGEAKEFRELIAEVVENSGAGNPADYLPILNWTGNYEKKLLELFKRMDGFLQGLIDERRNANGGNMMIDHLLSLQESEPENYTDQTIKGLIVVLLFAGTDTSAVTLEWAMSNLLNNPEVLKKAKAEIDAQVGEERLIDELDIAKLPYLQNIMSETLRLYPAAPLLVPHRTSDDCTIGGYNVPSNTIVLINAWAIQRDPELWDDPSSFKPERFESESKDHGHKYLPFGMGRRACPGASMAHRMVNLTLGSLIQCFEWKRIGVEEIDMTEGKGVTMPKVKPLEAMCKARPILHKDLYRAA